The Halorientalis sp. IM1011 genome window below encodes:
- a CDS encoding DsrE/DsrF/DrsH-like family protein yields the protein MSTETDETAEADGPELDIDPAELEELRARVDELEDELAAVETEVDDGQKSMVIIATKGTLDMAYPPLILASTAAAFGWDVTVFHTFWGLDILHEEHSQDLQMSSVGNPNMPVPNAIASLPGMDRVTTKMMRKRIDDNDTASIEELLDTCFDMGVEMQACQMTIELMDYDEDDFYDDVTLGVGAATALEEMADADIQLLV from the coding sequence ATGAGTACGGAGACAGACGAGACCGCGGAGGCAGACGGTCCGGAACTGGACATAGACCCAGCCGAACTCGAGGAATTGCGCGCACGCGTAGACGAACTCGAAGACGAGCTGGCGGCCGTCGAGACCGAAGTCGACGACGGGCAGAAGTCGATGGTCATCATCGCGACCAAGGGGACGCTGGACATGGCCTATCCCCCGTTGATCCTCGCGTCGACGGCCGCCGCCTTCGGCTGGGACGTGACCGTCTTCCACACGTTCTGGGGCCTGGACATCCTCCACGAGGAACACTCTCAGGACCTCCAGATGAGTTCGGTCGGCAACCCGAACATGCCCGTCCCGAACGCCATCGCGTCCCTCCCCGGGATGGACCGCGTGACGACGAAGATGATGCGAAAGCGCATCGACGACAACGACACGGCCAGCATCGAGGAACTGCTTGACACCTGTTTCGACATGGGCGTCGAGATGCAGGCCTGCCAGATGACCATCGAGCTGATGGACTACGACGAAGACGACTTCTACGACGACGTGACCCTCGGGGTCGGTGCCGCGACGGCGCTCGAGGAGATGGCCGACGCCGACATCCAGCTCCTGGTCTAA
- a CDS encoding helix-turn-helix domain-containing protein: MADSMAEMLRQDMECEGLLECLHGLKDLDRECFETLAASDERLTVDEIAERVERERSTAYRSIQRLLQTGLVQKEQINYEQGGYYHVYYPADPEEVTDDMQRLLNDWYAQIGQLIQEFRTKYEDEAAPTTPSET; the protein is encoded by the coding sequence ATGGCAGACTCGATGGCGGAAATGTTGCGTCAGGACATGGAGTGTGAGGGGCTCCTGGAGTGTCTTCACGGCCTCAAGGACCTCGACAGGGAGTGTTTCGAGACGCTCGCGGCGAGCGACGAGCGGCTGACGGTCGACGAGATCGCCGAGCGAGTCGAACGGGAACGTTCGACGGCGTACCGATCGATCCAGCGGCTGCTCCAGACTGGCCTCGTCCAGAAAGAGCAGATCAACTACGAACAGGGCGGGTACTACCACGTCTACTATCCCGCCGATCCGGAGGAGGTCACCGACGACATGCAGCGACTGCTCAACGACTGGTACGCCCAGATCGGCCAGTTGATCCAGGAGTTCCGCACGAAGTACGAGGACGAGGCGGCTCCGACGACCCCCTCGGAAACGTGA
- a CDS encoding universal stress protein — translation MYDRILVPTDGSDHAVRAAEHALALARAFDATVRVIGVVDIQSVAGPFNAGGVDDEFVDGLKSQARESIEAVEALTDERVETDVLEGTPAKSIVDDAADFDADLIVMGTHGRTGINRYVVGSVTERVVRLADAPVLTARAGIEAGPAGDCDDVLIPTDGSDYATVAVDHGIAIADRFDARVHAVSIVDVGDIAMRVDYTPPTETLERVRNERSDASEAVAERAREAGLDVRTEVREGFPAAGLLEYAGEEGIDLIAMGTHGRTGLNRYLLGSTTERIVRHADAPVLAVNARKRSN, via the coding sequence ATGTACGACCGGATTCTCGTTCCGACCGACGGGAGCGACCACGCGGTTCGGGCGGCCGAACACGCGCTGGCGCTCGCACGGGCGTTCGACGCGACGGTGCGCGTGATCGGAGTCGTGGATATTCAGAGTGTGGCGGGGCCGTTTAACGCCGGTGGCGTCGACGACGAGTTCGTGGACGGACTGAAATCGCAGGCTCGCGAATCCATCGAAGCGGTGGAAGCGCTCACCGACGAACGCGTCGAGACGGACGTTCTGGAAGGGACACCTGCCAAATCGATCGTCGACGACGCAGCGGACTTCGACGCCGATCTGATCGTGATGGGAACTCACGGACGAACCGGAATCAACCGCTACGTGGTCGGGAGTGTGACGGAACGCGTCGTTCGACTCGCCGACGCACCCGTGCTGACCGCCCGCGCCGGTATCGAGGCCGGACCCGCTGGCGACTGCGACGACGTGCTGATTCCCACCGATGGAAGCGACTACGCGACGGTCGCCGTCGACCACGGCATCGCGATCGCCGACCGATTCGACGCCAGAGTTCACGCCGTCTCCATCGTCGACGTGGGGGATATCGCGATGCGAGTGGATTACACGCCACCGACTGAGACACTCGAACGCGTCCGGAACGAGCGTTCCGACGCGAGCGAGGCGGTCGCAGAACGGGCGCGCGAGGCCGGTCTCGACGTCCGAACGGAGGTCCGGGAGGGATTCCCGGCAGCAGGCTTGCTGGAGTATGCCGGTGAGGAAGGGATCGATCTGATCGCTATGGGGACGCACGGTCGAACCGGGCTGAATCGGTATCTGCTGGGGAGTACCACCGAACGGATCGTCCGCCACGCGGACGCTCCCGTACTCGCCGTGAACGCCCGAAAACGGTCCAATTGA
- the trxA gene encoding thioredoxin, which yields MSENRPIDDIREEKIEELRESAGGSADGTPSEPIHIGSPGDLSETVDQNDVVLVDFYADWCGPCKMLEPTVEELAAETDAAVAKVDVDQNQQLAGQYGVQGVPMLLLFADGEPVEKMVGVKSKDDLAGLIGAYN from the coding sequence ATGAGCGAAAATAGGCCCATAGACGATATCCGGGAAGAGAAGATCGAGGAACTCCGCGAGTCGGCCGGCGGGAGCGCCGACGGAACGCCCTCGGAACCCATCCACATCGGGTCACCGGGCGATCTGTCCGAGACCGTTGACCAGAACGACGTGGTCCTCGTGGACTTCTACGCCGACTGGTGTGGTCCCTGCAAGATGCTCGAACCGACCGTCGAGGAACTCGCGGCCGAGACGGATGCGGCCGTCGCGAAGGTCGACGTGGATCAGAACCAGCAACTCGCCGGCCAGTACGGCGTCCAGGGCGTCCCCATGCTTCTCCTGTTCGCCGACGGCGAGCCCGTCGAGAAGATGGTCGGCGTCAAGAGCAAAGACGACCTCGCAGGCCTGATCGGCGCTTACAACTAG
- a CDS encoding DUF6691 family protein, producing MSDRGPAFYLSILVGGLIFGFGLAYSHMARPEIVLDFLQFEDLGLLFVMGGAAVVTAIVFTVATNFLNDAPLTGEEYVRRVKSFDRNVVVGGVVFGAGWGLSGICPGAAYASVGIGNWPILWAVAGMFLGAYAQGLLRSRLTDSSAGPATAD from the coding sequence ATGAGCGACCGCGGCCCGGCGTTCTACCTGTCCATCCTCGTCGGCGGCCTGATCTTCGGCTTCGGGCTCGCCTACAGCCACATGGCCCGCCCGGAGATCGTTCTGGATTTCCTCCAGTTCGAGGACCTCGGCCTGCTGTTCGTGATGGGCGGGGCGGCCGTGGTGACCGCGATCGTCTTCACCGTCGCGACGAACTTCCTCAACGACGCCCCGCTCACCGGCGAGGAGTACGTTCGCCGGGTGAAGTCCTTCGACCGCAACGTCGTCGTCGGCGGTGTCGTCTTCGGAGCCGGCTGGGGGCTCTCCGGGATCTGTCCCGGTGCCGCCTACGCCAGCGTCGGCATCGGCAACTGGCCGATCCTCTGGGCCGTCGCCGGGATGTTCCTCGGCGCGTACGCGCAGGGCCTCCTTCGCTCGCGGCTGACCGATTCGAGCGCCGGCCCCGCCACGGCCGACTGA
- a CDS encoding DsrE/DsrF/DrsH-like family protein, whose product MTGYAIVLASKELSRVQAVSTIASVAAASDVPVEVFATMEGLLPFEKETVESGDFDVGPVGARMLEAEDMDVPLFTEQFAQAKEIGPLKLYACEMAMELMGQDLDDYVDVFDESLGVSGFLNRAQDKQVVFV is encoded by the coding sequence ATGACAGGCTATGCAATCGTCCTCGCGTCGAAGGAATTGTCCCGTGTACAGGCGGTCAGCACCATCGCGTCCGTCGCTGCGGCGTCGGACGTCCCCGTCGAGGTGTTCGCCACGATGGAGGGACTGCTTCCCTTCGAGAAAGAGACGGTGGAGTCCGGCGACTTCGACGTCGGGCCCGTCGGTGCACGGATGCTGGAGGCGGAGGACATGGACGTGCCGCTGTTCACCGAACAGTTCGCACAGGCCAAAGAGATCGGCCCGCTGAAACTCTACGCCTGCGAAATGGCGATGGAGCTGATGGGTCAGGACCTGGACGACTACGTCGACGTGTTCGACGAATCGCTGGGCGTCTCGGGCTTCCTGAACCGGGCCCAGGACAAACAGGTCGTCTTCGTCTGA
- a CDS encoding class I SAM-dependent methyltransferase: MPIVAPFEEHTDRYDRWFESHETVHESELAAVQRALPAVEPGEAVEVGVGSGQFAAPLDIGLGVDPSPAMLSRARDRGVTAIQGVAEAVPLRDDSVSAAVLVTSICFVDDVDRTLAEARRVLAPGGTLVIGFVARESPLGERYREKRDSNPFYRDATFVAVPDLLDALDRAGFENIEAVQTLFGEPGSMDEPDPVEEGWSNGSFVVVSGRAPD; the protein is encoded by the coding sequence ATGCCCATCGTCGCCCCCTTCGAGGAACACACCGACCGGTACGACCGCTGGTTCGAGAGCCACGAGACGGTCCACGAGTCGGAACTGGCGGCCGTCCAGCGAGCGCTCCCCGCGGTCGAACCCGGCGAGGCCGTCGAGGTCGGCGTCGGCAGCGGCCAGTTCGCGGCCCCGCTCGACATCGGCCTCGGCGTCGACCCGTCACCCGCGATGCTCTCCCGGGCGCGCGACCGGGGCGTCACCGCGATCCAGGGCGTCGCGGAGGCAGTTCCGTTACGGGACGACAGCGTGTCCGCCGCCGTCCTCGTGACGTCGATCTGTTTCGTCGACGACGTGGACCGGACGTTGGCCGAGGCTCGTCGCGTTCTCGCCCCGGGCGGCACGCTCGTGATCGGGTTCGTCGCCCGCGAGAGCCCGCTGGGGGAACGCTACCGGGAGAAACGCGACTCGAATCCCTTCTACCGCGACGCGACGTTCGTGGCGGTGCCGGACCTGCTCGACGCACTCGACCGGGCCGGGTTCGAGAATATCGAGGCCGTCCAGACGCTGTTTGGAGAACCAGGTAGTATGGACGAGCCCGATCCCGTCGAGGAAGGCTGGAGTAACGGGTCGTTCGTCGTCGTCAGCGGCCGGGCGCCGGACTGA
- a CDS encoding FAD-dependent oxidoreductase, translating into MTAPVVVVGGDAAGMSAASKFKRAAPDREVVVFERGEWVSYGACGLPYYVKGAVETLSDLVSVTPEEFVEKRDIDLRTNHEVTAIDRESQTVTVDGPDGEFEHSYGDLLVATGARAVEPPLDGMDKEGVFTLHSMGAGADIRQALGVETPSVDSREAAATYADAESPESVGIIGGGYVGIEMAEAFAERGLDVHLFEMLDHTLQPFGAEAAATVEDHLREQGIDLHLDTPVDAITGDGRVSAIAAGDEDVPVDLALVGVGVAPNTELAEDAGIELGETGAIATDEYGRTNDDHVYAAGDCAEATHVVTGEPDHVPLALTANRAGRAIGQTLAGDPTPVGEIAGTAAVKAFDLEVARTGLIDEERAREAGFDPVSVTITAPSRAHYYPGGSEIQITMLGDSESGRVLGASMVGREGVAKRIDTVAAALHTEMTAHQLSYLDLAYAPPFSPVWDPVLTAAKVLEGKLE; encoded by the coding sequence ATGACAGCACCAGTAGTCGTCGTCGGCGGCGACGCGGCGGGGATGAGTGCCGCGAGCAAGTTCAAACGCGCCGCTCCGGACCGGGAGGTCGTCGTGTTCGAGCGCGGCGAGTGGGTCTCCTACGGTGCGTGTGGCCTGCCCTACTACGTGAAGGGCGCGGTCGAGACGCTTTCGGACCTCGTCTCGGTGACGCCCGAGGAGTTCGTCGAGAAGCGCGACATCGACCTCCGGACGAACCACGAAGTGACGGCCATCGACCGCGAGTCACAGACGGTGACCGTCGACGGCCCAGACGGCGAGTTCGAGCACTCCTACGGCGACCTGCTCGTCGCGACCGGCGCACGCGCCGTCGAGCCTCCGCTCGACGGGATGGACAAAGAGGGTGTATTCACTCTCCACAGCATGGGCGCGGGGGCCGACATCAGGCAGGCACTCGGCGTCGAGACTCCGTCGGTGGACTCCCGCGAGGCGGCTGCGACGTACGCCGACGCCGAGTCCCCCGAGTCGGTCGGGATCATCGGTGGCGGCTACGTCGGCATCGAGATGGCCGAGGCCTTCGCCGAGCGCGGTCTCGACGTACATCTCTTCGAGATGTTGGACCATACGCTCCAGCCGTTCGGGGCCGAGGCGGCCGCGACCGTCGAGGACCACCTTCGCGAGCAGGGGATCGACCTCCACCTCGACACGCCGGTCGACGCCATCACCGGCGACGGACGCGTCTCGGCCATCGCCGCTGGCGACGAGGACGTGCCCGTCGACCTCGCCCTCGTCGGTGTCGGCGTCGCGCCCAACACGGAACTCGCCGAGGACGCGGGCATCGAACTCGGCGAGACGGGCGCTATCGCGACCGACGAGTACGGGCGGACGAACGACGACCACGTCTACGCCGCCGGTGACTGTGCCGAGGCGACGCACGTCGTGACCGGCGAGCCGGATCACGTCCCGCTCGCGCTGACGGCCAACCGTGCCGGCCGGGCCATCGGGCAGACACTGGCCGGCGACCCGACGCCCGTCGGCGAGATCGCCGGCACGGCCGCGGTGAAAGCCTTCGACCTCGAGGTCGCCCGCACGGGACTGATCGACGAGGAGCGCGCCCGCGAGGCCGGGTTCGACCCCGTCTCGGTGACGATCACCGCGCCGTCGCGCGCCCACTACTACCCCGGCGGCTCGGAGATTCAGATCACGATGCTCGGGGACAGCGAGAGCGGTCGCGTCCTCGGCGCGAGCATGGTCGGCCGCGAGGGCGTCGCCAAGCGAATCGACACCGTCGCGGCGGCGCTGCACACCGAGATGACGGCCCACCAGCTCTCCTACCTCGATCTGGCGTACGCGCCCCCGTTCAGCCCGGTGTGGGACCCGGTCCTCACCGCCGCGAAGGTTCTGGAGGGGAAACTGGAATGA
- a CDS encoding DUF2892 domain-containing protein, producing MDRNVGNLDRVVRIVLGVLVAIAGAAAIGRFWAASPAVGAVMVVLGAVLVVTGATQRCLIYTGAGIDTCETEG from the coding sequence ATGGACAGAAATGTCGGGAATCTGGACCGAGTGGTACGGATCGTGCTCGGTGTGCTGGTCGCGATCGCGGGTGCAGCGGCGATCGGTCGGTTCTGGGCCGCGAGTCCCGCAGTCGGGGCGGTGATGGTCGTCCTGGGTGCTGTGTTGGTGGTCACCGGGGCGACCCAGCGGTGCCTGATCTACACCGGTGCGGGAATCGACACGTGCGAGACGGAGGGGTGA
- a CDS encoding YeeE/YedE family protein — translation MIGAELFPNGIARYLIGGLFIGGGASLIYLSTGIIAGASTFLESTLSYVSNVPRFNRLPYVSSRDWRVVFTLGIVLGAGVYAVLWQGGAWTTDVQWWRLLGGGVLVGVGTRLGKGCTSGHGVCGVGSLSSTSIVNVATFMAVAIGTAQLVQALGVSP, via the coding sequence ATGATCGGTGCCGAACTGTTTCCCAACGGCATCGCGCGGTACCTGATCGGCGGGTTGTTCATCGGCGGCGGCGCGTCGCTGATCTACCTCTCGACCGGCATCATAGCAGGCGCGAGTACGTTCCTCGAATCGACGCTCTCGTACGTCTCGAACGTTCCGCGGTTCAACCGGCTCCCGTACGTGAGCTCACGGGACTGGCGCGTCGTGTTCACGCTCGGGATCGTGCTCGGGGCCGGCGTCTACGCCGTCCTCTGGCAGGGCGGCGCGTGGACCACCGACGTGCAGTGGTGGCGGTTGCTCGGCGGCGGCGTCCTCGTCGGGGTCGGCACCCGCCTCGGCAAGGGGTGTACGTCCGGCCACGGCGTCTGTGGCGTCGGCTCGCTCTCGTCGACCTCGATCGTGAACGTCGCGACGTTCATGGCCGTCGCCATCGGGACCGCCCAGCTGGTGCAGGCCCTGGGGGTGTCGCCATGA
- a CDS encoding M20 family metallopeptidase produces MSGDRVPVTLAEAVEDRTDSTVDQLLELLAIDTANPPGETTTIVDAVESRFESFGIETERVLTDPAKPNLLARIPGASDSTLLYNGHFDTVPYDPSAWEHDPLGERSEDRIYGRGATDMKGALAAMLSVAEAYAETGTVPPVTLQFAFVSDEEIAGEPGLPTLLDSGRIDADWCVIGETTCENGRHSVTVADKGSVWLTLAADGTAAHGSRPVLGENAIDRLYDAVERIRSEFGTVRFDMQPEIEDIVTESVEYYAPSMGEAAARDLFEYPTINLGTIEGGESVNSVPASATARLDIRLTAGVQTRDVLRKIRDCAADCAGIHIEDVSWSVGTYEPLDSPLVTAVTEAARAVTDDRVYRRSATGGGDAKTLRNAGIPTVEFGIGTDTVHGVDEYTTVDALRANALVYASLPYWLAADRGARGP; encoded by the coding sequence ATGTCGGGCGACCGCGTTCCGGTGACGTTGGCGGAGGCTGTCGAGGACCGGACGGACTCGACCGTCGACCAGCTGCTGGAATTACTGGCGATCGACACGGCCAATCCCCCCGGTGAGACTACCACTATCGTGGACGCCGTCGAGTCGCGGTTCGAGTCGTTCGGGATCGAGACCGAGCGTGTGCTCACTGATCCCGCGAAGCCCAATCTGCTGGCGCGGATTCCGGGAGCTTCCGACTCCACGCTGCTGTACAACGGTCACTTCGACACGGTCCCGTACGACCCGTCGGCGTGGGAACACGATCCGCTCGGTGAACGGAGCGAAGACAGGATCTACGGCCGCGGTGCGACGGATATGAAAGGAGCGCTCGCCGCTATGCTGTCGGTCGCCGAGGCGTACGCCGAGACAGGAACGGTACCCCCGGTGACGCTGCAGTTCGCGTTCGTGAGCGACGAGGAGATCGCCGGCGAACCGGGTCTGCCGACACTGCTGGACAGCGGTCGGATCGACGCCGACTGGTGTGTTATCGGGGAAACAACCTGTGAGAACGGTCGACACTCCGTAACTGTCGCCGACAAAGGTAGCGTGTGGTTGACGCTCGCGGCCGATGGCACCGCCGCACACGGATCGCGACCGGTACTCGGTGAGAACGCTATCGACCGGCTCTACGACGCCGTCGAACGAATCCGGTCGGAGTTCGGGACAGTCCGATTCGATATGCAGCCCGAAATCGAGGACATCGTTACGGAATCGGTCGAGTACTACGCCCCGAGCATGGGTGAGGCGGCCGCGCGCGACCTGTTCGAGTATCCGACGATCAACCTCGGGACGATCGAGGGCGGAGAGAGTGTCAACAGCGTTCCGGCGTCGGCGACGGCGCGACTCGACATCCGACTGACGGCGGGCGTCCAGACCCGTGACGTCCTCCGGAAAATTCGGGACTGCGCCGCGGACTGCGCGGGAATCCACATCGAAGACGTTTCCTGGAGCGTCGGAACCTACGAACCGCTCGACAGTCCGCTCGTCACGGCCGTGACGGAGGCAGCACGAGCAGTGACCGACGACCGTGTCTACCGTCGGAGTGCGACCGGCGGCGGTGACGCGAAAACACTCCGCAACGCCGGCATCCCGACCGTAGAGTTCGGTATCGGGACCGACACCGTCCACGGTGTCGACGAGTACACGACCGTCGACGCGCTCCGGGCCAACGCACTCGTCTACGCGTCCTTGCCGTACTGGCTCGCCGCGGATCGGGGGGCGCGCGGACCGTGA
- a CDS encoding sulfurtransferase TusA family protein, translating into MSETELDPDVTIDSRGATCPGPLMDLIGKVKEADPGTVIELQTSDSGSKGDVPEWLDEAGHDLLETVEHDDYWSMYVEIN; encoded by the coding sequence ATGAGCGAAACAGAACTCGACCCCGACGTTACGATCGACTCGCGCGGTGCAACCTGCCCCGGTCCGCTGATGGACCTCATCGGGAAGGTCAAGGAGGCCGACCCGGGCACCGTCATCGAACTGCAGACCTCGGACAGCGGGTCCAAGGGCGACGTGCCGGAGTGGCTGGACGAGGCCGGCCACGACCTCCTGGAGACCGTCGAGCACGACGACTACTGGAGTATGTACGTCGAAATCAACTGA
- a CDS encoding sulfurtransferase TusA family protein — translation MSHEADVTDTLDVKGLSCPMPVVKTKQAIDDLGDGDVLEVVATDSGSMSDLDGWADGTSGVTLLDQEEREEGGESVYVHYVQVEE, via the coding sequence ATGAGCCACGAAGCAGACGTAACCGACACGCTGGACGTGAAAGGACTCTCCTGCCCCATGCCGGTCGTGAAGACCAAGCAGGCGATCGACGACCTCGGCGACGGCGACGTGCTGGAGGTCGTCGCGACGGACTCGGGCAGCATGAGCGACCTCGACGGCTGGGCCGACGGCACCAGCGGTGTGACACTGCTCGATCAGGAAGAGCGCGAGGAGGGCGGCGAGAGCGTCTACGTCCACTACGTGCAGGTGGAGGAATGA
- a CDS encoding DUF1684 domain-containing protein — protein MDTAEDWIDDIEAQRRQKDQYFGDDPRSPIPEDERGDFDGLDYYPVDPDYRFEVELDRYDDPEPVVVGTSTDGEQEYLAWGEFAVEIGGEGVDITAYKGDPSEDRLWVPFRDETSGEETYGAGRYIDLEPDHHRTDEGTWILDFNEAYNPTCAYSDRYECPLPPMENWLDVRIEAGEKNFEH, from the coding sequence ATGGACACCGCCGAAGACTGGATCGACGACATCGAGGCACAGCGACGCCAGAAAGACCAGTACTTCGGGGATGACCCACGGTCACCGATCCCCGAGGACGAGCGTGGGGACTTCGACGGCCTGGACTACTATCCGGTCGATCCGGACTACCGGTTCGAGGTGGAACTCGACCGCTACGACGACCCCGAACCGGTCGTCGTCGGGACCAGTACGGACGGCGAACAGGAGTATCTCGCGTGGGGCGAGTTCGCTGTCGAGATCGGCGGCGAAGGAGTCGATATTACTGCCTACAAGGGCGACCCCAGCGAAGACCGGCTCTGGGTACCGTTCCGGGACGAAACCAGCGGCGAGGAGACCTACGGCGCGGGCCGATACATCGACCTCGAACCCGACCATCACCGGACCGACGAGGGAACGTGGATCCTCGATTTCAACGAGGCGTACAACCCGACCTGTGCGTACTCGGATCGCTACGAGTGTCCGCTCCCGCCGATGGAGAACTGGCTCGACGTACGTATCGAGGCGGGCGAAAAGAACTTCGAACACTGA
- a CDS encoding DUF1641 domain-containing protein encodes MAEQQQDETGTDEAAADVDADTGPADAGGDLPPEVREAVAEHPEEVARFLDNLGEVNDLLDGTAVATSAMDDEMVQNLAATGTNLGAAADGLATPEAAQLGEAAGENAGDLAEAIETLARLQRSGTLDDVLALADTLSLLTAAMDDEMVQNLTATGSRLGELADTAADEDVAGSLESVLEAVGEAGDQPAEPPGVVGMVKAMRDPDVQSGMGFMLAVARALGQDLNEK; translated from the coding sequence ATGGCAGAACAACAACAAGACGAGACCGGCACGGACGAGGCGGCGGCCGACGTGGACGCCGACACCGGACCGGCCGACGCCGGTGGCGACCTCCCGCCGGAAGTCCGTGAGGCCGTCGCCGAGCATCCCGAGGAGGTCGCGCGCTTCCTCGACAATCTCGGGGAGGTCAACGACCTGCTGGACGGGACGGCAGTCGCCACGTCCGCGATGGACGACGAGATGGTTCAGAATCTGGCGGCGACCGGGACGAACCTCGGCGCGGCCGCGGACGGGCTCGCGACGCCCGAGGCGGCCCAGCTGGGCGAGGCTGCCGGCGAGAACGCGGGCGATCTGGCCGAGGCCATCGAGACGCTGGCCCGCCTCCAGCGGTCGGGGACGCTCGACGACGTGCTCGCGCTGGCGGACACCCTCTCGCTGTTGACGGCGGCGATGGACGACGAGATGGTCCAGAACCTGACCGCGACGGGTTCGCGTCTGGGCGAACTCGCCGACACCGCCGCCGACGAAGACGTGGCGGGCTCGCTGGAGTCCGTCCTGGAGGCGGTCGGCGAGGCCGGCGACCAGCCAGCGGAGCCCCCGGGTGTGGTCGGGATGGTCAAGGCGATGCGGGACCCCGACGTACAGTCGGGCATGGGCTTCATGCTCGCCGTCGCCCGCGCGCTCGGGCAGGACCTGAACGAGAAGTAG
- a CDS encoding NAD(P)/FAD-dependent oxidoreductase, with amino-acid sequence MTEHIVVVGGGTGGTVLANRLAEKLGPEIERGDARVTLVSDDPDHVYKPTFLYVPFGKKTVEDAKRPLADLVDRAVDIEIDRVTGIDTDGKRLSLRDGGSMAYDQLALALGAQLVPEELPGLAEGGHHFYGPDGADALRDEMAEFTEGHLVLSVIGTPHMCPAAPVEFVLMADAWFRERGLREDVEITYTYPIQRAHAIQNVADWASEAFEERNINVETFFNADEVDPEEGVLHSMEGTELDYDLLVGIPPHAGSDLVTEAGLGDDGWADVDKHTLESEHAEDVYVLGDLADVPTSKAGSVAHYEAGAVADRIASRTRGQTPTATYDGKTVCFIESGMDEATFVDFEYGTQPTVREPSKPVHWAKLGYNESYWLTARGLL; translated from the coding sequence ATGACTGAACACATCGTCGTCGTCGGCGGCGGCACGGGCGGCACCGTGCTCGCGAACCGGTTAGCCGAGAAACTCGGCCCGGAGATCGAGCGCGGTGACGCCCGGGTCACGCTCGTCTCCGACGACCCAGACCACGTGTACAAGCCCACGTTCCTCTACGTCCCCTTCGGGAAGAAGACGGTCGAGGACGCGAAACGCCCCCTCGCCGATCTCGTCGACCGCGCGGTCGACATCGAGATCGACCGCGTCACGGGGATCGACACCGACGGCAAGCGCCTGTCGCTCAGAGACGGTGGCTCGATGGCCTACGACCAGCTGGCGCTGGCGCTCGGCGCACAGCTAGTGCCCGAGGAGTTACCGGGCCTCGCCGAGGGCGGGCACCACTTCTACGGGCCCGACGGCGCGGACGCGCTCCGCGACGAGATGGCCGAGTTCACGGAGGGCCATCTCGTCCTCTCGGTGATCGGCACGCCGCATATGTGCCCGGCAGCGCCCGTCGAGTTCGTGCTGATGGCCGACGCCTGGTTCCGCGAGCGCGGCCTGCGCGAGGACGTCGAGATCACCTACACCTACCCGATCCAGCGGGCCCACGCGATCCAGAACGTCGCCGACTGGGCTAGCGAAGCCTTCGAGGAACGGAACATCAACGTCGAGACGTTCTTCAACGCCGACGAGGTCGATCCCGAGGAGGGCGTTCTCCACTCGATGGAGGGCACGGAACTCGACTACGACCTGCTGGTGGGGATTCCGCCCCACGCCGGCAGCGACCTCGTGACCGAGGCCGGCCTCGGCGACGACGGCTGGGCCGACGTGGACAAACACACGCTCGAATCCGAGCACGCCGAGGACGTGTACGTGCTGGGCGATCTGGCGGACGTGCCGACGAGCAAGGCCGGCAGCGTCGCCCACTACGAGGCCGGCGCGGTCGCCGACCGCATCGCCAGCCGCACGCGCGGCCAGACGCCGACCGCGACCTACGACGGCAAGACCGTCTGTTTCATCGAGAGCGGGATGGACGAGGCGACGTTCGTCGACTTCGAGTACGGTACCCAGCCCACGGTACGGGAACCGTCCAAGCCCGTTCACTGGGCGAAACTCGGCTACAACGAGTCCTACTGGCTCACCGCCAGGGGACTCCTGTGA